A genomic stretch from Thauera sp. GDN1 includes:
- a CDS encoding nitrate reductase cytochrome c-type subunit: protein MKKQTRNLVLALVAAVGFGAIVPPAAMAQAVKSIRGADVADQELQVGNYKPIPDQPPIERDYVQQPPLIPHKVEGYEVTINFNKCMDCHAWSRYKESGATKVSLTHFKDRDGGELSNISPRRYFCMQCHVPQTDAKPLVANKFQRAEGLR from the coding sequence ATGAAGAAGCAAACCCGAAATCTGGTGCTCGCACTCGTCGCCGCCGTCGGCTTCGGTGCAATCGTGCCACCCGCGGCGATGGCGCAGGCGGTCAAGAGCATTCGCGGCGCCGACGTCGCCGATCAGGAACTGCAGGTCGGCAACTACAAGCCGATTCCGGACCAGCCCCCGATCGAGCGCGACTACGTGCAGCAGCCGCCGCTGATCCCGCACAAGGTCGAGGGCTACGAGGTCACGATCAACTTCAACAAGTGCATGGACTGCCACGCCTGGAGCCGCTACAAGGAGTCCGGCGCGACCAAGGTGAGCCTGACGCACTTCAAGGATCGCGACGGCGGCGAGCTGTCGAACATCTCGCCGCGGCGCTACTTCTGCATGCAGTGCCACGTGCCGCAGACCGACGCCAAACCGCTGGTGGCGAACAAGTTCCAGCGCGCGGAAGGCCTGCGCTGA
- the napG gene encoding ferredoxin-type protein NapG — protein MNDKVQATGRAAASAPSPRRRFLKDAAGVAGGAGLLALGAGMYAKQASALPATAIRPPGALPEDDFLAACVRCGLCVRDCPYKTLKLAELGDGVATGTPYFEARDIPCEMCEDIPCVVACPTGALDRALTDIGKARMGLAVLIDQENCLNFLGLRCDVCYRVCPVIDKAITLERIHNPRSDRHAMLLPTVHSEHCTGCGKCEKACVLPGESAIKVLPIRLAQGSKAEHYLRGWEEKEAAGKSLIGDQVELPVRGLEDKAYGDTRVGPGESPQVPDYKPAQPTGGGLDSGWKP, from the coding sequence ATGAACGACAAGGTGCAAGCAACCGGACGTGCTGCAGCCAGCGCCCCGTCGCCGCGCCGCCGCTTCCTCAAGGATGCGGCGGGTGTCGCCGGCGGCGCGGGCCTGCTCGCGCTCGGTGCCGGCATGTACGCGAAGCAGGCGTCGGCGCTGCCGGCGACCGCGATCCGCCCCCCCGGCGCGCTCCCCGAAGACGACTTCCTCGCGGCCTGCGTGCGCTGCGGCCTGTGCGTGCGCGACTGCCCGTACAAGACCCTGAAGCTGGCCGAGCTCGGCGACGGGGTGGCCACCGGTACGCCGTATTTCGAGGCCCGCGACATCCCCTGCGAGATGTGCGAGGACATCCCCTGCGTGGTCGCCTGTCCGACCGGTGCGCTCGATCGGGCGCTCACCGACATCGGCAAGGCCAGGATGGGGCTGGCCGTGCTCATCGACCAGGAGAACTGCCTCAACTTCCTCGGCCTGCGCTGCGACGTGTGCTACCGGGTGTGCCCGGTCATCGACAAGGCGATCACGCTCGAGCGCATCCACAACCCGCGCTCGGACCGCCACGCGATGCTGCTGCCGACCGTGCATTCCGAGCACTGTACCGGCTGCGGCAAGTGCGAGAAGGCCTGCGTGCTGCCCGGCGAGTCGGCGATCAAGGTGCTGCCGATCAGGCTGGCGCAGGGCTCGAAGGCCGAGCACTACCTGCGCGGCTGGGAGGAGAAGGAAGCCGCAGGAAAGTCACTGATCGGCGACCAGGTCGAGCTGCCGGTGCGTGGCCTGGAGGACAAGGCCTACGGCGACACCCGCGTCGGTCCGGGTGAAAGTCCGCAGGTGCCCGATTACAAACCCGCCCAGCCTACAGGTGGCGGTCTCGATTCGGGGTGGAAGCCATGA
- the napH gene encoding quinol dehydrogenase ferredoxin subunit NapH gives MSVQTTTGGVAERKVPPTSVRGAAMRGVVARPGQEAVEAKGWLRAHKWLLLRRASQLGILALFLLGPWFGWWIVKGNLSSSLTLGVLPLTDPFLIVQQLAAGHWPYREALLGGGIVLAFYLLFGGRLFCSWVCPVNLVTDAAAWLRRRLGLKGGKAPAGSTRYWLLGFVLVIAAATGALAWEWVNPVSMFHRGLIFGFGLAWGIVGGIFFYDLLIAPRGWCGHLCPQGAFYALLGRASVVRVSAARRSACNDCMDCFAVCPEPQVIRPALKGVGQDHPLILDADCTTCGRCVDVCGKDVFRITTRFNRSES, from the coding sequence ATGAGCGTGCAGACGACGACCGGCGGTGTGGCGGAGCGCAAGGTCCCGCCCACCAGCGTGCGCGGCGCGGCGATGCGCGGCGTGGTGGCGAGGCCGGGACAGGAGGCGGTCGAGGCCAAGGGCTGGCTGCGCGCCCACAAGTGGCTGCTGCTGCGGCGCGCGTCGCAGCTCGGCATCCTCGCGCTGTTCCTGCTCGGGCCGTGGTTCGGGTGGTGGATCGTCAAGGGCAACCTGTCCTCGAGCCTGACGCTGGGCGTGCTGCCGCTGACCGACCCCTTCCTCATCGTCCAGCAGCTCGCGGCCGGCCACTGGCCCTACCGCGAGGCGCTGCTCGGCGGCGGCATCGTGCTCGCCTTCTACCTGCTGTTCGGCGGGCGGCTGTTCTGCTCATGGGTGTGTCCGGTGAACCTCGTCACCGACGCCGCCGCGTGGTTGCGCCGCCGCCTGGGCCTGAAGGGCGGCAAGGCGCCGGCCGGTAGCACGCGCTACTGGCTGCTCGGCTTCGTGCTGGTGATCGCGGCGGCGACCGGTGCGCTGGCCTGGGAGTGGGTGAATCCGGTGTCGATGTTCCATCGCGGGCTGATCTTCGGCTTCGGCCTGGCCTGGGGCATCGTCGGCGGCATCTTCTTCTACGACCTGCTGATCGCCCCGCGCGGCTGGTGTGGCCACCTGTGCCCGCAGGGCGCCTTCTACGCGCTGCTCGGACGCGCATCGGTCGTCAGGGTGTCGGCCGCCAGGCGCAGCGCCTGCAACGACTGCATGGACTGCTTCGCCGTCTGTCCCGAGCCGCAGGTCATCCGCCCCGCGCTCAAGGGCGTGGGCCAGGACCACCCCCTCATTCTGGATGCCGACTGCACCACCTGCGGACGCTGCGTGGATGTGTGCGGCAAGGACGTTTTCCGTATTACGACCCGATTCAACAGGAGCGAGTCATGA